CAAATCAATCACAACCGCCGCACTCCGCGTTGGCTCTTGTTCTTGAAGCAAACTCCAATAGCTCGCTAACATTTCTGGTGGGAGGTTATCGGTTGTAAAGTAATTCAGATCCTCAAAAGCGCGCATCGCTACTGTCTTTCCAGCTCCTGACATGCCTGTCAAAACTACCAATTCAGATTTAGCCACTTCGCTACCTCTCTTTTATTTTCTGATTTCAATTATACCAGATGTCAACAACAAAACAGGCATGCCCCAACGGACCTGCCTGTTAATTAATTTTTATTTAATTAGAAGTAACGCGTTTCCGCAGCTCGCCAGGAAAATGACCCATCAGCTTCTAGGTAATCGCCCAACTCCTTGTAGTCAAAGAAATCAAATTCAGCAGTGCTATCATATCCTGAATAATCAACCGCTGCTAATCCAACATAAGCACCTGTGAAGAAGCCACCATATTCACGTACTACGTAATCATCTGACAAGACAGCTGCATCTAGCGTAATACCAGTTTCAATCCAATCACCATCGTCAAATGCATATAGATAAGTGTATGACTCTTTACGTACTTCAGTTTTGAAACGAACCCATTCAGTACCCACGGGAATTATAGGAGCATCGTCCTTAAAATATGAAGAGTACGAACCGTTGCGTAGTCCACCTTTGTTTTCACCGATCTCAATAACTGGCGCACCCTCGTCATTTTTTGTCACAAAAATCCATGACCAATGAGAATGATTATAATAGTTTGTCAGCCCAGCCATTGCTTGGTATGAGTAGGGATCAAACTTAACCTTGGTCTCGGCATCGAAGTAAAACGCTTGCCAACGACGAGCAATCAAAGATAGATCAAATGGATTGGCTAATGAACCTTGTCCAATCAACTTTAATGATCCGTTACCAGTTGTACCCATCTTTTCAGTGAATGGTACCCGAAGAGTATTCCAATTTAAATCCAACTTTTCTGATACGAAATCATCATGTTGTGAGTGATCGGCAGGCGCTTCAGTTTCAATAGCATCTTTAGGTGCATCTACAAACGTTTTGCCCCCATGGCCGCCCTCAACCCGTGGCCATCCTTGTTCATCCCAGTAAACCTTTTGGAGAGAAGTTTCACGTCCTAAAGTTGACCAACCACGCGGGTCAGTAGCCGACTCGTTATCATGGTTCCATGGCCGAGCAGTTAGTGAAGCATAATACCATTCACCACCAGGTGTATTCACTAAAGCACCATGACCCTGCTTTTGTAAGTATGAATTTGGTGTGTCAAAATTAGTGAGAAATGGTCCATCAGGTTCTACAACGAATGACTTGGCATCTAAACTCTTTGAACGTGCCACTACCTCTTGGTGAGTGAAGATAGTACCACCTTCAGCGGCAAATAAGAAATATTCACCATTAAGTTTGTATAAATGCGGACCTTCGACTAATTTTACAGCAGTACCCTCAAAAATTGTACGCGCCGTCGCTGGTTTCAACTTCATCGTCTCAACATCAAATTCAGTTAAAGTGATGCCATCAAATGGGTGATGGTATTCACGATGGTCCCAAGTTTGTTGCACTAGGTATTTACGACCATCCTCATCATGAAACATTGATGCATCAAATCCGACACCATTAACAAGCGTTGGTGCTGACCAAGGCCCTTCGATCTGCTCAGCCGTTGTCAAATAGTTTTTCATATCCTTAAATGCGCCATCAGTAATCTTGACATCAGTGTAAATCAACCAGAATTTACCATCGGCATATGATAGATCTGGGGCCCAAATACCTCCTGATGATGGGTTGCCTTTCATGTCCACCAATTTAACAGTGTCCAACACATTAGTGACTAAATTCCAGTGAACTAAATCCTGCGAGGCGTGAATACGCACCCCAGGAAACCATTCAAAAGTTGATGTTGCAATATAATACGTATCTTCAACACGAATAATTGACGGATCTGAGTTAAATCCAGGTAAAATTGGGTTTTTAATTTGCATGTTTGTGCTCCTTTTAATTAATGAATTCAAACCATGAGTGAAATCGCTTTCATTGCACAATATCATTATAAAACGGTTGGTTTATTAAATCAACCAACTTAATGACGTTTGTTTTTTTTAAACAAATGTTTCTTTTTTCACAATTAGAGCCATCAAAAAAACAGCTCAAAATGAGCTGTTTTATCATGCCTAATGGCGTAATTCTGGTTTTTTTGATTCTCGATAGAGGCCAAAGGCAGTCCATAAAGCGATCAAAACAATAAAGTAACTTAGTACAGTGATATTGATGCCGGTGACAAATTTAGCCGCGATGATGACCCCAATAACACCACCCACCACCAAACCGGGTAAGCCACGCCATTCAACGCGACCAGTACGCACAAAATTCAGAGTTGCCGTGAACATAATCATTGCTGCATCCATCATCATAACCGGGAAGGCAATCAATGGGTTGACGCCAACCAATGAAAAGAAAATTAATTCTGGCGTATAGTTACCCAAACCAATTGTCATCAAAACACCCAGACCAAAGTTGACCACTAACCCAAGAACTAGCAACCACCCATGCAAACCATGCACAGCCATTGAATCCGTTTGTCCCGGATTGGCTAATAGTTTAATCAACATAAAGAGGGCTGCAATCGTTAATGCAATCGATAAAGCGTGTTGAATTTTACGGGTTGGCCAATTAGCTGTAAGACGTGTCCCAATCGTTGCACCCGTAACCGC
This is a stretch of genomic DNA from Weissella soli. It encodes these proteins:
- a CDS encoding sodium:solute symporter, with amino-acid sequence MTEAAMNIEMQVLVGLQVLLVVALLSLVVVYLRNMKKQQVGLTKSFGKGFFIGLVTDFGDTIGIGSFATTTTLFKLTNYMDDDRKLPGTMNAAHAIPVFVEALFFLTSVKIELMTLIPMTLAAVTGATIGTRLTANWPTRKIQHALSIALTIAALFMLIKLLANPGQTDSMAVHGLHGWLLVLGLVVNFGLGVLMTIGLGNYTPELIFFSLVGVNPLIAFPVMMMDAAMIMFTATLNFVRTGRVEWRGLPGLVVGGVIGVIIAAKFVTGINITVLSYFIVLIALWTAFGLYRESKKPELRH
- a CDS encoding glycoside hydrolase family 43 protein — its product is MQIKNPILPGFNSDPSIIRVEDTYYIATSTFEWFPGVRIHASQDLVHWNLVTNVLDTVKLVDMKGNPSSGGIWAPDLSYADGKFWLIYTDVKITDGAFKDMKNYLTTAEQIEGPWSAPTLVNGVGFDASMFHDEDGRKYLVQQTWDHREYHHPFDGITLTEFDVETMKLKPATARTIFEGTAVKLVEGPHLYKLNGEYFLFAAEGGTIFTHQEVVARSKSLDAKSFVVEPDGPFLTNFDTPNSYLQKQGHGALVNTPGGEWYYASLTARPWNHDNESATDPRGWSTLGRETSLQKVYWDEQGWPRVEGGHGGKTFVDAPKDAIETEAPADHSQHDDFVSEKLDLNWNTLRVPFTEKMGTTGNGSLKLIGQGSLANPFDLSLIARRWQAFYFDAETKVKFDPYSYQAMAGLTNYYNHSHWSWIFVTKNDEGAPVIEIGENKGGLRNGSYSSYFKDDAPIIPVGTEWVRFKTEVRKESYTYLYAFDDGDWIETGITLDAAVLSDDYVVREYGGFFTGAYVGLAAVDYSGYDSTAEFDFFDYKELGDYLEADGSFSWRAAETRYF